TCCTGCTGATCACCATCGCCTCCGGCATCGCCTACACCGCCTACCGGCTGTTCCTGGACCTGCAGGGCGGCATCTTCGAACGGTTCCAGTCCATGCCGGTGGCGCGGTCCAGCGTGCTCTGGGCCCACGTCCTCACCTCCCTGGTCGCCAACCTCGTCTCGCTCGCCGTCGTGGTCGGCGTCGCCCTGCTGATGGGGTTCCGCACCGGCGCCTCGCCGCTGGCCTGGCTCGCGGTGGGAGGTCTGCTGGGCCTGTTCACCCTCGCCCTCACCTGGCTCGCGGTGATCGCCGGGCTGGCGGCCAAGAGCGTCGACGGCGCCAGCGCCTTCAGCTACCCGCTGATCTTCCTGCCCTTCATCAGCTCCGCCTTCGTGCCCACCGACTCGATGCCCGGCCCGGTGGCCTGGTTCGCCGAGCACCAGCCGGTGACGGCGGTCGTGGACACCATCCGGGCACTGTTCTCCGAGCAGCCGGTGGGCGATGCCATCTGGGTGGCGCTGGCCTGGCTGGTCGGGGTGCTCGTCCTGGCCTACACCCTGGCGATCCTCAGCTACCGCCGCCGCACCCGCTGAGGTCCCGGCGCCGGCCACGTCGACCCCCCTGGGGGACGTGGCCGGCGCCGGCGCGTGCTCCTGGAGCCGGCCGGGGTCAGCGCCCGGCCGGACCGCTCACCAGTTGCCGGGTGAGGAGGGCAGTGCCCGTCCGCGCGGGGCGATCACGTAGACCAGGCCGCCGGACCCGAGCAGCCAGGCCTTCTCGAACTGGCTGCGCCGGTAGGTGACCCGGACCTGGGAGTTGGACGCCTTGAGGTGCGAGGCGGGGTCGTTCACCACCACGTCACCCTTGCTGGTGAACCCGACGACCACGAGCAGGTGCCCGGCGGTGCTGTAGCCGGCGCCGGCCATGTCGGCGGAGCGGAACGACACCGAGGCGACCAGCGGCAGCCCGGCGGCGATGAAGGTCTCCGCCTCCCGCAGCGAGTGCAGCCGGGTCGCGAAGGCGTCCGCGCCCCGGGTGCCGGCGTAGGCGGTGCTCATCGGCCAGTTGCCGGTGCCCTTGTAGGTGTGGTCGTAGGCGCCGCGGGCGGCGTGGTCGACCTGGGGGTTGGTGTGGCCGCTCCCCACCCAGGCGGTGGTCGAGGAGCTCGGGCCGAGCTTGTGGTAGTCCAGCACCATCGCCACCGAGGTGGGGGAGCACCAGGCCTCACCGCCGCCGCCGTACCTCGGCGAGTGACCGACGTGCAGCTGCTGGGAGTAGGTGGGCACGCCGAGGGTGCGCACCGCCTTCCCGGTGGGGGCGGAGGTGGTGATGCTGGTCCGGTCCGGGATGGCCGAGGTCATCACGTGCAGGCTGCGGGCCTCGAGCCGGCCGGTGGTGCCGCGCAGACGCATCAGCCGCACCTGCACCCGGTAGCTCTTGAAGGCGATCCGGTCGGCGGTGACCAGGGTGTCGGTCGCCACGGTGGCGTGCCGGTCGCCCTGGCCGTCCACCGAGGTGCGGCGGATGTCGGAGGTGCCGTCGCCGCTGGCCCAGCGACCCATCACGTACCACTTGCTGGTGACGCCGCCGGTGGTCACTCCCTGCACCCGGACCTCGACCCAGGTGCCCGCGGCGGTCCAGGCGTCCCAGGAGGCGATCAGCTCCTTGGTCACCCCCGGGCTCTTCAGCGGCCCGGTCCAGGTGGCGACGTCGTAGCTGCGGCGGGTGCCGGTGTGCGGGTCGGTGTAGGTGGTGGTGGAGGTGCCGCGGGAGAACTTCAGGGCGCCGCCGGCGACGGTGGTGCCGGAGTGCGTGCCGGTCCGCCACTGGCTGTCGGTGGTCCAGCGGTCCAGGGTGATCCGGTCGGCGGCGGAGGCCTCGAGCGGGAAGGCGCTGAGCGCGGCTGCGCCGGCGGTCACGCCGAGCAGCAGGGAGGGGAGGATGCGTCGGGGGAGCATGCTGCACCCTAGGACGTCGTCGCGAGCGCCGTAAGTGCCGGATCCTCAGGTCTGGAGTTCTGCTCGAGAGTTGGACGGTTGGCTGGCACGACGCAGCGACGCCGCCCACCCCCGGTGCACGGGTGGACGGCGTCGGAGTCGCTCAGAGGGAGTCGGGGTCCCCGCCGGTGCGCTCGCCGCGCTCCAGGCCGTCGATGGCCGCGACGTCCTCGGCGGTCAGCTCGAAGTCGAAGAGCCGGAAGTTCTCCTGGATGCGCGAGGGGGTCACCGACTTCGGGAAGACGATGTAGCCCTTCTGCAGGTGCCAGCGCAGGATGACCTGCGCCGGGGTCCGGTCCAGGCGCTCGGCCAGGTCGGTGACCACCTGCTGCTCCAGGTCGCCGCGACCCAGGGGCGTCCAGGACTCGATCTCGATGCCGTGGCTGCGGATGCCCTCGATGACCTCGGCCTGGCCGAAGGTCGGGTGCACCTCGATCTGGTCCACCACCGGGACGACGCCGGTGGCGTCGATGATGTCGCTCAGGTGGTGGGGGAGGTAGTTCGAGACGCCGATGCTGGTGGTCAGACCCTGCTCCTTGGCGCGGATCATGCCCTCCCACGCCTTGACGTGGGTGCCCTCCTGCAGCGGCCAGTGCACCAGGTACAGGTCGACGCGGTCCAGACCGAGGCGGTCGAGGCTCTCCTGCAGCGCGACCTCGGGGTCGGCGTGGCGCTTGTTGCTCAGCTTGGTGGTGACGTAGATCTCGTCACGGGAGAGGCCGGACTCGGCGATCGCACGGCCGACGCCCTCCTCGTTGCCGTACATCTGGGCGGTGTCGATGTGGCGGTACCCGGCCTCGAGGGCAGCGCTGACGGAGGGGACGATGTCCTCGTCGGCGATCTGCCAGACCCCGAAACCGAGCTGGGGGATGGTGGTGCCGTCGTTGAGGCTGACGTTGGGGACCTGGGTCATGTGCATTCCTCCTGATGGTGCGGTCGATACGTCCTGAACCCTTTCAGAGCGCTCCTGTCCGCTGTACCCCGGGGGCGGGGGCCTACGCGCCCCCGGTCACGCGTCGCGGACGAAGACGATGCCGTCGGGGTCGTCGAGGTGGGTCGGGTCCAGCGGCGCGTAGCCGAACCAGGGGGACACCCGCCGCACCACGCCGTCCAGGTGGGGGACCAGCCGGGCCGGGTCGACGACGTGGCGGTCCCCGGGCAGCGCGTGCAGCAGGCCCTCCAGCGTGTCCGGTGGTGGGGCGTCCACGCCGTGGTCGGCGATGGTGCCCACCGCCGTGGCCAGGTGCGCGTACCCCTCGCCCAGCCGGGTGGCCGTGATCGCCCCGGCGCTCCACCACCCGAGCGGCTGCCCGCCCATCATCATGCTGCTGCGGTGCCGCTGCAGGTGGGCGGCGTGGGTGTGCACCAGCGTCGGGCCGCGCTCGGCCAGGGCGAGCAGGTTGGCGGCCATCATCGCGTCCCGCAGCGCGCACAGCCGGGCCAGCCGCTGCGGGGACGGGTCGGCCATGGCCGCGTGGTAGCGCAGCAGCCCGGCGGCCGTGCGGGCGTGCAGGCGGGCGCGGTCCCCGTCCTCGGGGGAGGACGTGGCCAGCAGGTGGGGGGCCTCGGTGTCGAGGAGGGTGGTCAGGTCGTCGGTGAGCAGACGCAGCTCCGCCACCTCGGGGTTGGTGCCCACCGAGCGGGACGGGTCGAACATGGCGGCGGGCTCGGTCCACCGCTCGTCCGGCCCGAGCAGGCGGTCCAGGTCCGACGCGTCGCAGGGGAGCAGCTCGGTGTCCAGCCGCGCGGCCAGGTGGTCGTGGAGCGCCGTGAGGGCACCCCGCGGGCTGGCGGCGGCGGCCATCTCGAGGGGCCCGTCCACGCCGGCGAAGCGGACCTGCTCCGCCGGCGCCCGGCCGGCGTTGTGGGCGCGCATCCAGCGCACCAGGTCGCGGTTGGCGGGGGAGGTGCCCCAGCCGTGGCTGAAGCCGTGCTCGACCACGTCGTCGAGGTCACCGGCGCCGGAGGTGACGTGCTCGTCCACCAGCAGACCGGTCAGGCAGTCGCTCTCGACGGCGATCGTCCGGTAACCCTCCTGCTCGACGAGCTGGCGGAAGAGGTCGTTGCGCACCCGGAGCAGGGCGTCGGAGCCGTGGGTCGGCTCGCCCAGCCCGAGCAGACGCGGACGGCCGCCCAGCAGAGCCGTCACGGCGCCGGCGTCGAGGGTGGGGGTGACTTCGGCGGGAGGAAGAGGCATGCCTTCGACGGTATCGTTGAACCTACGGTTGAGACCTCAGCCCGAGAAAGGGGCACCGGTGAGCCGAAAGCCTCAAACAGGGGAGCGCCTGCGGCCGGTGGACCTGGCTCGCGAGCACGGTCTGTCCACCCAGGCGATCCGCAACTACGAGGCGGCCGGCATCCTCCCGCCCGCCGACCGGACCGAGCACGGTCACCGCACCTACACCCCGCTGCACGCCGACGCCCTGCACGCCTTCCTGGCCCTGGTCCCGGGTCACGGCCACCAGCGGGCCGCCGACCTCCTGCGGGCGGTGCACCGGGACGCGACCGGGGAGGCCCTGCGGCTCCTGGACGAGAGCCACGCCCAGCTGCTGGAGGACCGCCGCACGCTCGCGGCGGTCGAGGCGGCGCTCGCCGGCCTGGGTCCGGTTCCGCAGGGCCGCGGGGACACCTTCGTCGGTCCTCTGGCCAGCAGGCTCGGTCTCCGTCCGGCGACCCTGCGCAAGTGGGAGCGCGCCGGCCTGCTCCGGCCGGAACGCGACCGCCGGACGGGCTACCGGGTCTACCACCCGGCTGACGTGCGGGACGCCCAGCTGGTGCACCAGCTGCGTCGCGGCGGGTACCTGCTGCGGCAGATCGCGCCGGTCCTGGACCAGGTCCGCTCCGCCGGGGGCGTGGCCCCGCTGGAGTCCGTGCTGCGCGACTGGCACCTCCGCCTGACCGCCCGTGGCCGGTCGATGCTCGGCGGCGCCGCCGCGCTGGACGCCTACCTCGACCGCCGCGGGGACCGGGCTCCCGCGCCGCCCCGCCGGTAGCGCACCGCCGCCCCCGACGACCCTGGCCCGCGGCACCCGGCGGGCGGCCGGACGACCCCTCCCTGCGTGGAAGAATGGCGGCCATGTCGTCGCTCCCCCAGCTGCTCAGCGCGAGGATCGAGGCCGTCGCCGGCGTCGACCCCGAGCTGCGCGCTGCCACCAAGCCCCAGTTCGGTCACTTCCAGTCCAACGTCGCGCTGCGGCTGGCCAAGGCCGAGGGGCGCCCGCCGCGCGAGGTGGCGCAGCGGCTGGTGGAGCAGGCCGACCTCGCCGACCTGTGCGAGCCGCCGGAGGTGGCCGGCCCGGGCTTCATCAACCTGCGGCTGCGCACCGACGTGCTGGCCGCGGCGGCGACCGAGGTGCTCAGCGACCCCCGGCACGGCGTCGTGCCCGAGGGTGGCAGCACCGTGGTGATCGACTACTCCGGCCCCAACGTGGCCAAGCAGATGCACGTGGGCCACCTGCGCTCCACGATCATCGGCGACTGCCTGGCGCGGGTGCTGCGGTCGCTCGGTCACACGGTGGTCGCGCAGAACCACATCGGCGACTGGGGCCGGCAGTTCGGGATGCTGGTGGAGCAGATCCTGCTCGAGGGCCTCGACGTCGCCGACCTCGACCTGCCCGGCGCCGAGGAGCTGTACCGCCGCGCCAACGACCACCTCAAGGCCGACGGGTCCTTCGCCGACGCCGCGCGCCGCCGGGTGGTGCTGCTGCAGTCCGGTGACGAGGAGACCCTGACCATCTGGCGGCAGCTGATCGACGTCTCCCTCGCCGGGTTCCGTGAGAGCTACGCCCGGCTCGGGGTGCTGCTCACCGACGAGGACCTGGCGGGTGAGTCCACCTACAACGACGCGCTCCCCTCGGTGGTCGAGGACCTGGAGGCCAGCGGGGCGGCCGTGGTGGACGACGACGCCCTGGTGGTCTTCGTGGAGGGCTTCAACGCGCCGATGATCGTGCGCAAGCGCGACGGCGGGTTCGGCTACTCCGCCACCGACCTGGCCGCCATCCGGCACCGGGTCCGGGACCTGCACGCCGACCGCATCCTCTACGTGGTGGGCACCGAGCAGACCTTCCACTTCAACCAGGTCTTCGCCGTGGCCCGCAAGGCCGGCTTCCTGCCCGAGGACGTCCGGGCCGAGCACGTCGGCTACGGCATGGTGCTGGGCGCGGACGGCAAGCGGCTTCGGACCCGCGACGGCGGCACCATGAAGCTGACCACCCTGCTGGACGCCGCCGAGGAGCGGGCCGCCCGGCCGATCGCCCTGGCCGCGGTCAAGTACGCCGACCTCTCCAACAGCCTGGTCAAGGACTACGTCTTCGACCTGGACCGCATGGTGCAGACCACCGGTGACACCGGGCCCTACCTGCAGTACGCCCACGCCCGCCTCTGCCAGGTGCTGGCCCGGGCCGTGGCCGAGGGCTACCCGGTGGGGGAGTCGGTGACGCTGCTGGCCGAGCCGGCCGAGCAGACCCTGGCGCTGCTGCTGACCCGCTTCGGAGAGGTGGTCACCGAGGTGGGCGAGACGCTGCAGCCGCACCGCCTCTGCACCTACCTCTACGAGCTCTCCGGTGCGCTGTCGACCTTCTACGAGCAGTGCCCGGTGCTCAAGAGCGAGGCCGACGTCCGGACGTCCCGCCTGGCCCTGTGCACCGCCACCCGCGACGTCCTGGCCACCGGCCTGGACCTGCTGGGCATCGAGGCCCCCGAGCGCATGTGACGCCCGTGGGGGGAGGTCAGTGCTTGGACTTCTCCTCCGACACCGAGGGGTCGCCGGGGGCGGCGTAGTCCAGCACCGGCTCGGGGTGCTCGCGGCGGTCCGAGGCGAGCCAGGCCGCCCCGATGATGCCGGCCTTGTTGCGCAGCCTGGCAGGTACGATCGGGGACTTGAGCCGCAGGTGCGGCAGGAAGTGGTCGGAGTCCTTGGAGACGCCGCCGCCCACCACGATCAGGTCCGGCCACAGCAGCGCCTCGACCACCTCGTAGTAGCGCTGCAGCCGCGGCACCCACTCCTCGTAGCTGAGCCCGAGCTGGTCCTTGACGCCCGAGGACGCCTGGCTCTCCGCGTCGTGGCCGTCGATCTCGAGGTGACCGAGCTCGGAGTTCGGCACCAGGATCCCGCGGTGGATGATGGCCGAGCCGATCCCGGTGCCGAGGGTGGTCATCAGCACCAGACCGGGGTGGTCCTTGGCGGCCCCGTAGCGGACCTCCGCCACACCCGCGGCGTCGGCGTCGTTGACCAGGTAGATGTCGCGGCCGAGCCGGTCCTCGAAGAGCTGCTCGGCCTCGCAGTCCACCCACGCCTTGTCGATGTTGGCCGCCGAGCGGGTGCGCCCGTGCGTCACGACCGAGGGGATGGTGATCCCGATCGGGCCGTCACCGATCTGGTCGGCGAAGTGCTCCACGATCTGGGCGACCACGTCGGCGACCCGGGCCGGGGTCGACTCCTCGGGGGTGTCGATCCGCAGCCGCTTGCTGGTGAACTCGCCCTTGGCGAGGTCGACGGGAGCCCCCTTGATGCCGGACCCACCGATGTCGATGCCGAGAACCGCGTTGTCTGCCACGGGAGCGAGCCTAGGACACCCGCTCCGGGACCGGCAGGCCGCCGTCCCAGGACCGCGTGCCGACGTCCCCGCGGGCACCGGCCGAGCGGGGGCGCAGGAGCGTGCTCAGCCCTCGGACGCGGCCGCGGCGGGGTCGGTGGTGGGCACCGGGTCGCCCAGCGCGGGCCCCGAGGCGCTCCCGGCGGGGGCCTCCGCCCGGGCCCGCTGCATCCGCTGCAGCTGGCTCAGCGCCACCGCGCGGGCGTGGTCGCTGCTGACGTGCACGATGCTCAGGGTCACCGGCCCCGGGGTGGTGTCGACGTGCACCGTGGCCAGGTCGAGTCGCCGCTGCAGCGGTCCGCGGGTGATCCGCACCGACTGCGTCTTGGCGTGCGGGACCACCGACATGGTGTCGACCAGCCAGCCGCGGCGGGTCACCACGACCCGGTCGTCCCAGCCGTGCCGCAGCGTCCACCAGTTCCACCAGCGCAGCCAGCGCGCGCTGCGCGGCGAGGGGTGCAGCTCGACGGCGTCCAGGTCGACGTCGGGCAGGATCGCCCGCAGCCCGGTCCGCACCTGCTCCAGGGTGGCCACCGGGAAGAGGAGGGAGTCGCTGTTCTGCTGCCCGCCCTCGTCGGTGCTCCTGGTCTGGCCCAGGACGTCGATCCGCACCCGGTACAGCCCGGCGGGACGCCAGGTGACGGACTGGGAGATCGAGATGCCCTGGATCCGGTCGACCGGGACCGACTGGCTGGTCAGGTTGGTCAGGCCGCGGCTGATCCGCAGCCCGCGCCCGGAGCGGGCCAGCGTGTAGTTGAACTGACCGATCAGGTACTTGCTCAGAGCGCTGAACAGCTGGATGCCCAGCGGGATCACCGCCGGCAGGGCGAAGAGGGTGACGCCGAGGACGGTGGTCACCGTCAGGCCGACGGCGAGCAGCACCGCGGGGAAGAGGAAGTCCCCGGAGAGCACGAAGCCCAGCACCAGCTGCTGCGGGGTGAGCCTGACCAGCACCTCGTCGGTGCTGGACAGGTCGGTCCAGGCGCTGGTCGGGGCGGCCTCGTCGGTGATGCTGCGCTGCTCGCCGCTGGCGCGGGTGAGCAGGTAGTCCCGGAGCCGGGCGGCCTTGTCGCGGCGGAGGTAGCGCAACCGGGCGCCGGAGTCGCCGGCACCGGCCTCCAGCCGCATCTCGGCGAGGCCGAAGATGCGGGCGCTGAGGGGCTGGACGACGTCGATGGTCTGCAGCCGCTGGAAGGGAATCCGCTTGGACTGGCGGAAGACCGCCCCGGTCTCGATCCGCAGCTCGTCGTCGTCGATCACGAAGCGGGTGAACCGCCAGGTCATGAAGCCGGCCAGGGCGGCGACCAGCACGACCGCGACCAGGGCCAGCAGCACCCAGCGCAGGGAGCCGGAGAGGTTGGAGACCAGCGAGTCGTCCCCGCCGTCGGGGATGAGCTCGCGGGACGCGCCGAGCAGGATGGCCACGAGCACGACCCAGCCCCGGATCAGGGGCGTCAGCGGGTGCGGGCGCTCGAAGGTCTTGCCGTCCGCACCGGTGCGGGCGTCGGTCAGACCGGCCGACGGCGGGTCCTCCTGCGCCGGTCCCGGGGTGCCGACGGCGGTGCGGGGGTCCGGCTCACGTGAGCCGGCGGTGGGGTCGGGCCCCGGGGTGCCGGGGACGGTCACAGCCCGGACAGCCTTGCCTCGGCCCGCTGGGACAGCTGGTCACGCAGCCGGGTGGCCTCGGCGGCCGGCAGGCCCGGGATGGTGGCGTCGGTGCTCGCGCTGGCCGTGACCAGCTTGACCGTGGCCATCCCGAGGCTGCGCTCCAGCGGACCGGAGGTGACGTCGACCACCTGCATCCGCCCGTACGGCACCACCGTCAGCGCGCGGAACATGACGCCGTGGGTGATGTACAGGTCGTCGTCCAGCTCGGCGTAGCCCCAGTTGCGCCAGCGGCGACCGACCAGCAGCACGTTGAGGAGCAGGATCACCCCGAAGAACGTCCAGAGCACCACGCCGATCCACCACAGGTCGGTCAGGAACCCCACCAGCAGGGCCGGGACGGTCGGCACCAGCACGCAGGCGATGGTGGTCCCGATCAGCTCGAGGGTCCTCCAGCGCGGAGAGATCCGCTGCCAGCTGGCGCCCGGCGGGGCGAAGAGCTCATCCATGTGCGGTCAGCCTAGTGCCCGCAGCCGTGCTTGCGGGCGGCGCGCTCGGCCTTGCCCTTCCCCTTCCGGCGCACCTTCACCGACACCCCGCCGAACAGGCAGAGCCCCTTGACCACCAGGGTCGGCGAGCCGGCCGGCGCGGGCGGGACGTCGACCTCGGCGCCCCCGAAGATCGCCACGGTCTCGTTGCGGACCGCGACCCCCTCGGGCACGGTGATCTCCACCCCGCCGAACACGGTGAGGCCGGTCATCTCGATCTGCTCGCCCTCCCAGGTGGCCTCGGTGAGGTCGAGCTCGCCGCCCCCGAACAGGGTGAGCAGCTGGTTGTCGCGCCGGACCCGCCACTGGCCCTTGCGCTCGAAGCCACCGAAGACGGCCACGAAGCGGTCGGGGTCGCTGGTGGCGGCACCGGGTTCGACCAGGGGCCCGGTCGCGCTCCGCTCGCGGGTGGTGGCCAGCGGGCGGTCCAGCGGCACCAGGTCGGTGGTCAGCGGCACCAGGTCCTCGAAGGTGCGGGCCCGCATCGCCAGGTCGAGGCGCTCGTCGTGCTCCTCGTGGGTGAGACGCCCCTCGGCGTAGGCGGTGCTGAGCACGTTGGCCACCTTGGCCCGGTCGGCGTCGGAGGCACGGAGCCCGCCGGACTGCGTCTGCAGGGTCGGGGGGGTGGGTCCGGGGTCGCGCACGGCGTCCCCGGAGGTCCCCGGTCCGCGGTCCTGCTGGGCCCCGGCGGAGGTCGCGTCCATCAGCGGCCAACCGGCCTGCTGGTCCTGCTCGACGGAAGGGTTCACGTCCCCACGCTAAGCCGGGCCCCCGGTCTCTGGCCACGGTCGCAGCCGACTTTGGGGGAGCCCTCAGGGCTGCCCCCGACCGGGGAACGACTTCAACCCCGGGGGGAGGATGCGCTAGACTCCCTACCGGTCGAACGGGGTCAGCGCCCCCGGAGGACCGTGCGCGGATGTAGTTCAATGGTAGAACTTCAGCTTCCCAAGCTGATGGTGCGGGTTCGATTCCCGTCATCCGCTCCAACACGTCGGCTGGCACCGGTGCGCGACGAGGCAGCCGGCCGCTATGCTCACGCTCGACTTCTGCTCGCAGCCCTCCCCGACCGGTCCAGCCGACCGGTCCCGGCGTGCCGGGTGCGGACGTCCGCCGGGTGACGGGGGTTCCTGGTGGTTCGGAACCCGACCCGCCGCCCGGCGCCCAGCCGCCGCGCACGACCCGAAGAGGACCCCCGTGGCGCCCGACCCCGCCTTCGACGAGCACGTCATCGAGTCCGGACTGACCGACGGCTACTGGATCCAGGCGGTGGACGTCGACGGCGACGGCCGCCCGGACATCCTGACCTCCGGGCTGAGCGAGGGGCACGTCTCCTGGTACCGGAACCCGGACTGGAGCAAGCAGCCGATCCACTCCTTCTCCCGACCCGTCTCGCTGGACCAGGGTGACGTCTCCGGCAGCGGGCGGCGCGACCTGGTCATCTGCCACGACTACGCCCCGACGATGTTCGTCGCCACCCCCGCCGACGGGCGCATCTCCTGGTTGGAGAACCCCGGACCGGCCGGCGGGGAGTGGACGGCCCGACCGATCGGCCAGCTCGGCTCCACCCACCGGCTCCGGCTCGGCCACTTCACCGACCCCGACCGTCAGCAGCTGCTGGCGCTGCCGGTCGTCGGCCAGGCATCCGGGCTGGACGCGCTGCACGCACCCATCAAGGTGGTGCTCTACGACCGCCCCGACGACCTCGAGGCGGGGGAGTGGGCCGCGCAGCCGGTCGACGAGACCAGCTTCCGCGTCATCCACGCCGCCCAGCTGGGCCACTTCGGAGCGCCCTCGCCGGCCGGCCTGGACGCCGTGCTGCTGGCCTGCGAGGAGGGGCTGGTCTGGTTCGGGGTGGACGGCAGCGGCAGCTGGCAGCGTCACGTCCTGCACACCGGGGAGACGACCCAGCAGGAGCGCACCGGCTACAAGGGCAGCGGCAACATCGCCATCGGCCGCCTCGGGGACGACCCGTACGCCTTCATGGCCGCCGTCGAGCCCTTCCACGGCAACACCCTCGCGCTGTACACCCGGGAGGGGACCCACGACGGCGTCGTGGGTGGCACCTGGGAGCGCCGGGTGCTCGAGGTGTTCGGCGAGCCCAACGAGGCCGGCGAGGGGCCGGCGCACCACGTGGTCTGCGCCGACTTCGACGGCGACGGCGAGGACGAGCTGCTGGTGGCCCTGCGCGGTCCGATGCCGCACCAGGGGGTGTTCCTGTACAAGTTCAGCGACGTCCGCGCCGGGGTGTACGAGAAGACGCGGCTCTCCGAGGCCTCGGCCGCCCGGATCGCGGTGGCCGACTTCGACGGGGACGGCCGACTGGACTTCGCCACGCTCGGCTACTACGTGCCCGGCTACTTCCTCTGCGAGGACCCCCAGCTGGTCCTGTTCCTCAACCGCTACGGCGCGGCGGTCCCCGGCACGCCGGCCATCCCGGCGCTCCCGCTGGGTGGCTGACGGTGACCGAGCGCCGCGACCCGATCCCGGCCGACCAGGCCGTGGCCCCGGAGGAGCGGGCTGCGGGGGAGCGGGCGCGGGAGCACCACGCCGGTCCGGTGGCGCCCGCCGTCCCCGGCGGGCACGAGCCCGCCCCCGTCG
The sequence above is a segment of the Auraticoccus monumenti genome. Coding sequences within it:
- a CDS encoding erythromycin esterase family protein, with protein sequence MPLPPAEVTPTLDAGAVTALLGGRPRLLGLGEPTHGSDALLRVRNDLFRQLVEQEGYRTIAVESDCLTGLLVDEHVTSGAGDLDDVVEHGFSHGWGTSPANRDLVRWMRAHNAGRAPAEQVRFAGVDGPLEMAAAASPRGALTALHDHLAARLDTELLPCDASDLDRLLGPDERWTEPAAMFDPSRSVGTNPEVAELRLLTDDLTTLLDTEAPHLLATSSPEDGDRARLHARTAAGLLRYHAAMADPSPQRLARLCALRDAMMAANLLALAERGPTLVHTHAAHLQRHRSSMMMGGQPLGWWSAGAITATRLGEGYAHLATAVGTIADHGVDAPPPDTLEGLLHALPGDRHVVDPARLVPHLDGVVRRVSPWFGYAPLDPTHLDDPDGIVFVRDA
- a CDS encoding TioE family transcriptional regulator codes for the protein MDLAREHGLSTQAIRNYEAAGILPPADRTEHGHRTYTPLHADALHAFLALVPGHGHQRAADLLRAVHRDATGEALRLLDESHAQLLEDRRTLAAVEAALAGLGPVPQGRGDTFVGPLASRLGLRPATLRKWERAGLLRPERDRRTGYRVYHPADVRDAQLVHQLRRGGYLLRQIAPVLDQVRSAGGVAPLESVLRDWHLRLTARGRSMLGGAAALDAYLDRRGDRAPAPPRR
- a CDS encoding aldo/keto reductase encodes the protein MTQVPNVSLNDGTTIPQLGFGVWQIADEDIVPSVSAALEAGYRHIDTAQMYGNEEGVGRAIAESGLSRDEIYVTTKLSNKRHADPEVALQESLDRLGLDRVDLYLVHWPLQEGTHVKAWEGMIRAKEQGLTTSIGVSNYLPHHLSDIIDATGVVPVVDQIEVHPTFGQAEVIEGIRSHGIEIESWTPLGRGDLEQQVVTDLAERLDRTPAQVILRWHLQKGYIVFPKSVTPSRIQENFRLFDFELTAEDVAAIDGLERGERTGGDPDSL
- a CDS encoding PH domain-containing protein — encoded protein: MTVPGTPGPDPTAGSREPDPRTAVGTPGPAQEDPPSAGLTDARTGADGKTFERPHPLTPLIRGWVVLVAILLGASRELIPDGGDDSLVSNLSGSLRWVLLALVAVVLVAALAGFMTWRFTRFVIDDDELRIETGAVFRQSKRIPFQRLQTIDVVQPLSARIFGLAEMRLEAGAGDSGARLRYLRRDKAARLRDYLLTRASGEQRSITDEAAPTSAWTDLSSTDEVLVRLTPQQLVLGFVLSGDFLFPAVLLAVGLTVTTVLGVTLFALPAVIPLGIQLFSALSKYLIGQFNYTLARSGRGLRISRGLTNLTSQSVPVDRIQGISISQSVTWRPAGLYRVRIDVLGQTRSTDEGGQQNSDSLLFPVATLEQVRTGLRAILPDVDLDAVELHPSPRSARWLRWWNWWTLRHGWDDRVVVTRRGWLVDTMSVVPHAKTQSVRITRGPLQRRLDLATVHVDTTPGPVTLSIVHVSSDHARAVALSQLQRMQRARAEAPAGSASGPALGDPVPTTDPAAAASEG
- a CDS encoding peptidase C39 family protein, which codes for MLPRRILPSLLLGVTAGAAALSAFPLEASAADRITLDRWTTDSQWRTGTHSGTTVAGGALKFSRGTSTTTYTDPHTGTRRSYDVATWTGPLKSPGVTKELIASWDAWTAAGTWVEVRVQGVTTGGVTSKWYVMGRWASGDGTSDIRRTSVDGQGDRHATVATDTLVTADRIAFKSYRVQVRLMRLRGTTGRLEARSLHVMTSAIPDRTSITTSAPTGKAVRTLGVPTYSQQLHVGHSPRYGGGGEAWCSPTSVAMVLDYHKLGPSSSTTAWVGSGHTNPQVDHAARGAYDHTYKGTGNWPMSTAYAGTRGADAFATRLHSLREAETFIAAGLPLVASVSFRSADMAGAGYSTAGHLLVVVGFTSKGDVVVNDPASHLKASNSQVRVTYRRSQFEKAWLLGSGGLVYVIAPRGRALPSSPGNW
- the ppgK gene encoding polyphosphate--glucose phosphotransferase, with protein sequence MADNAVLGIDIGGSGIKGAPVDLAKGEFTSKRLRIDTPEESTPARVADVVAQIVEHFADQIGDGPIGITIPSVVTHGRTRSAANIDKAWVDCEAEQLFEDRLGRDIYLVNDADAAGVAEVRYGAAKDHPGLVLMTTLGTGIGSAIIHRGILVPNSELGHLEIDGHDAESQASSGVKDQLGLSYEEWVPRLQRYYEVVEALLWPDLIVVGGGVSKDSDHFLPHLRLKSPIVPARLRNKAGIIGAAWLASDRREHPEPVLDYAAPGDPSVSEEKSKH
- a CDS encoding ABC transporter permease, producing the protein MSTSVLGDTGVLTGRSLRHVLRSPDTIVTTAITPVALMLLFVYVLGGAIETGQSGSYVNYMLPGILLITIASGIAYTAYRLFLDLQGGIFERFQSMPVARSSVLWAHVLTSLVANLVSLAVVVGVALLMGFRTGASPLAWLAVGGLLGLFTLALTWLAVIAGLAAKSVDGASAFSYPLIFLPFISSAFVPTDSMPGPVAWFAEHQPVTAVVDTIRALFSEQPVGDAIWVALAWLVGVLVLAYTLAILSYRRRTR
- a CDS encoding PH domain-containing protein, translating into MDELFAPPGASWQRISPRWRTLELIGTTIACVLVPTVPALLVGFLTDLWWIGVVLWTFFGVILLLNVLLVGRRWRNWGYAELDDDLYITHGVMFRALTVVPYGRMQVVDVTSGPLERSLGMATVKLVTASASTDATIPGLPAAEATRLRDQLSQRAEARLSGL
- the argS gene encoding arginine--tRNA ligase produces the protein MAAMSSLPQLLSARIEAVAGVDPELRAATKPQFGHFQSNVALRLAKAEGRPPREVAQRLVEQADLADLCEPPEVAGPGFINLRLRTDVLAAAATEVLSDPRHGVVPEGGSTVVIDYSGPNVAKQMHVGHLRSTIIGDCLARVLRSLGHTVVAQNHIGDWGRQFGMLVEQILLEGLDVADLDLPGAEELYRRANDHLKADGSFADAARRRVVLLQSGDEETLTIWRQLIDVSLAGFRESYARLGVLLTDEDLAGESTYNDALPSVVEDLEASGAAVVDDDALVVFVEGFNAPMIVRKRDGGFGYSATDLAAIRHRVRDLHADRILYVVGTEQTFHFNQVFAVARKAGFLPEDVRAEHVGYGMVLGADGKRLRTRDGGTMKLTTLLDAAEERAARPIALAAVKYADLSNSLVKDYVFDLDRMVQTTGDTGPYLQYAHARLCQVLARAVAEGYPVGESVTLLAEPAEQTLALLLTRFGEVVTEVGETLQPHRLCTYLYELSGALSTFYEQCPVLKSEADVRTSRLALCTATRDVLATGLDLLGIEAPERM